The following coding sequences are from one Bradyrhizobium sp. 200 window:
- a CDS encoding cation diffusion facilitator family transporter → MAHDHHHHDHSNAHGHSHDHAGHSHAPESFGWAFAIGATLNTAFVIAELIFGYAANSLALISDAVHNLSDVVALLLAWGAAWLSQRKPTQRHTYGYRRASILAALFNAGLLLVAVGGIVVEAVNRLAEPAPVAGWTVILVAALGVVINGGTALLFMRGRHGDLNIRGAYLHMAADAGVSLGVVVAAGIIMLTGWLWLDPAISLVIAAVVFWSGWGLARDSVNLALDGVPRGIELAKVRDYLAGLEGVAEVHDLHIWAMSTNETALTAHLVRPGDSDDAFLHRVCEELSHRFNIHHATLQIEAAAEVCKLAPAERV, encoded by the coding sequence ATGGCGCACGATCACCACCATCACGATCATTCCAACGCGCATGGTCATTCACATGATCACGCCGGCCACAGCCACGCGCCGGAGAGTTTCGGCTGGGCGTTTGCCATTGGTGCCACACTCAACACCGCGTTCGTCATTGCGGAGCTGATCTTCGGTTACGCCGCCAATTCGCTGGCGCTGATCTCCGACGCAGTTCACAATCTCTCCGACGTGGTCGCGCTATTGCTGGCATGGGGCGCGGCGTGGCTTTCGCAGAGAAAGCCGACGCAGCGGCATACCTACGGATATCGCCGTGCCTCGATCCTGGCGGCCCTGTTCAATGCGGGCCTGCTGCTGGTCGCGGTCGGTGGTATCGTCGTCGAGGCGGTCAATCGCCTGGCCGAGCCGGCGCCGGTAGCGGGCTGGACGGTCATTCTGGTCGCAGCACTCGGCGTCGTCATCAACGGCGGCACCGCGCTGTTGTTCATGCGCGGTCGCCATGGCGACCTCAATATTCGCGGCGCCTATCTGCATATGGCGGCGGACGCAGGCGTTTCGCTCGGCGTGGTGGTTGCCGCCGGCATCATCATGCTGACGGGATGGCTGTGGCTCGATCCCGCGATCAGCCTCGTCATTGCGGCCGTGGTATTCTGGAGCGGATGGGGGCTGGCGCGCGACAGCGTCAACCTCGCGCTCGACGGCGTGCCGCGTGGTATCGAGCTTGCGAAAGTGAGGGACTATCTCGCCGGACTGGAAGGCGTCGCTGAAGTGCACGATCTGCACATCTGGGCGATGAGCACCAACGAGACCGCGCTGACCGCGCATCTGGTGCGGCCCGGCGACAGCGACGACGCCTTCCTGCACAGGGTCTGCGAAGAACTTTCGCACCGTTTCAACATCCACCACGCCACGCTGCAGATCGAAGCCGCCGCCGAAGTCTGCAAGCTGGCGCCGGCCGAGCGGGTGTAA
- a CDS encoding PQQ-binding-like beta-propeller repeat protein → MVRAKWLATGATIGIAIALASVPTKVNAQSIPGALPESTKALSQGEWPAYAGTYAASRYSPLTQIDRDNAKNLRVAWRWKSPDMAIKEANPKIGPTRANESTPLMVGGVLYTSTTLSQVAAIDAATGETKWVFDPKVYENGLGIPANDGWLHRGVAYWRNGDDERIIMLTAFAQMIVLDAKTGRPVPGFGNDGRIDLAQGLRRPVDRDYYTMSSPPVIVRGVIVVGSSVMDWWRKSPSPPGDVRGFDVVTGRLLWTFHTVPQGEEPGVGTWQRESWREAGNANVWAPMSADEDLGYVYLPVSTPTNDYYGGHRPGDGLYGDSLVCLDAATGRKVWHYQLVHHGLWDYDTPAAPTLIDITVGGKPVKAVAQVTKQAFVYVFDRVTGKPVWPIEEQPVPASSVPGESAAKTQPFPTRPAPIDIQGVRDEDLIAFTPELHKEAKDIVAKYDHGPLFTPPSERGTIQVPGVAGGGNWAGAAIDPETGMLYVGTYRLPFVVTVRRRWPGESPYDFIGEFRYLSGPRGLPLLKPPFGSLLAIDMNSGDHRWRIPVGRGELIPTIQQLGIRERLGFPTRSWALVTKTVMIVVQSGYFGAPRLPAGGTRRIADLNNFDPHLWVYDKTSGEMLAEIAVPANAVGAPMTYMAGGKQFIVFPVGGGPLLEELIAVSL, encoded by the coding sequence ATGGTCAGAGCAAAATGGCTGGCAACCGGAGCGACAATCGGCATCGCCATCGCGCTTGCGAGTGTGCCGACAAAGGTCAATGCCCAATCCATCCCAGGCGCACTTCCTGAATCCACCAAGGCCCTCTCGCAGGGCGAATGGCCTGCTTACGCGGGCACCTACGCCGCGTCGCGCTATTCGCCGCTGACACAGATCGACCGCGATAACGCAAAGAATCTCCGCGTCGCCTGGCGGTGGAAATCGCCTGACATGGCGATCAAGGAGGCGAATCCGAAAATCGGCCCGACCCGCGCCAATGAATCGACGCCGCTGATGGTCGGCGGCGTGCTCTACACCTCGACCACGCTGTCGCAGGTCGCGGCGATCGATGCCGCGACCGGCGAAACCAAATGGGTGTTTGATCCCAAGGTTTACGAAAACGGGCTTGGCATTCCCGCCAATGACGGCTGGCTGCACCGCGGCGTCGCCTATTGGCGCAACGGAGATGACGAACGCATCATCATGCTCACGGCCTTCGCGCAGATGATCGTGCTCGATGCGAAGACCGGGAGGCCGGTGCCGGGCTTCGGCAATGACGGCCGGATCGACCTCGCGCAGGGGCTGCGCCGTCCGGTCGATCGCGACTATTACACCATGAGTTCGCCGCCCGTGATCGTGCGCGGCGTCATTGTGGTCGGTTCGTCCGTCATGGATTGGTGGCGGAAAAGCCCGTCGCCTCCGGGCGACGTGCGCGGCTTCGACGTGGTGACCGGCCGGCTGCTCTGGACCTTCCACACGGTGCCGCAGGGCGAGGAGCCGGGCGTCGGGACCTGGCAACGGGAATCGTGGCGGGAGGCCGGCAACGCCAATGTCTGGGCGCCGATGAGCGCGGACGAGGATCTCGGCTACGTCTACCTGCCGGTGAGCACGCCGACCAACGATTACTATGGCGGTCACCGTCCCGGCGACGGGCTCTATGGCGACAGCCTCGTTTGTCTCGATGCGGCCACCGGCAGAAAGGTTTGGCACTACCAACTCGTGCATCACGGATTGTGGGATTACGACACCCCTGCAGCGCCGACCCTGATCGACATCACAGTCGGCGGAAAGCCGGTCAAGGCGGTGGCGCAGGTGACCAAGCAGGCGTTCGTCTATGTGTTCGATCGCGTCACTGGAAAGCCGGTGTGGCCGATCGAGGAACAGCCGGTGCCGGCTTCGAGCGTGCCCGGCGAAAGCGCAGCGAAGACGCAGCCATTTCCGACAAGACCGGCCCCGATCGACATTCAGGGCGTGCGCGACGAGGACTTGATCGCTTTCACGCCAGAACTCCACAAGGAGGCAAAGGACATCGTCGCGAAATACGATCACGGTCCGCTGTTCACCCCGCCGTCGGAACGGGGCACCATCCAGGTGCCGGGCGTCGCCGGCGGCGGCAACTGGGCCGGTGCTGCGATCGATCCGGAAACCGGCATGCTCTATGTCGGCACCTATCGCCTGCCGTTTGTCGTCACCGTTCGCAGGCGTTGGCCGGGTGAGTCGCCGTATGACTTCATCGGTGAATTCCGCTATCTGTCCGGACCGCGCGGCTTGCCGCTGCTCAAGCCGCCATTCGGCAGCCTGCTCGCCATCGACATGAACAGCGGAGACCACCGCTGGCGGATTCCGGTCGGACGTGGCGAGCTTATTCCGACCATTCAGCAGCTCGGCATCCGTGAGCGGCTGGGATTTCCGACCCGCAGTTGGGCGCTGGTCACGAAAACGGTCATGATCGTCGTGCAGTCGGGCTATTTCGGCGCACCGCGACTGCCTGCCGGGGGAACGCGCCGGATCGCCGATCTCAACAATTTCGATCCGCATCTGTGGGTCTATGACAAGACCTCAGGCGAGATGCTGGCGGAGATTGCTGTGCCAGCCAACGCGGTCGGCGCGCCGATGACCTATATGGCTGGCGGCAAGCAGTTCATCGTGTTTCCGGTCGGCGGCGGTCCGCTGCTGGAGGAACTGATCGCAGTGTCGCTGTAA
- a CDS encoding GntR family transcriptional regulator produces the protein MHTDLLTTLRLESSGVPIYVQLREQILRQLGAGVLAAGDQMPTMREVAVALKIDLNTVRHAYDELERMGAITLVRGRGSFVAKPPPAMGARVRQVQVDGLAKQVLATAASMGIDPVAVADRITALAKQKE, from the coding sequence ATGCATACAGACTTACTCACAACCCTTCGGCTCGAAAGCTCGGGCGTTCCCATCTACGTCCAGCTTCGGGAACAGATTTTGCGGCAGCTTGGCGCCGGGGTGCTGGCGGCCGGCGATCAAATGCCGACCATGCGCGAAGTCGCGGTCGCATTGAAGATCGACCTCAATACGGTGCGGCACGCCTATGACGAACTGGAGCGGATGGGCGCCATCACGCTGGTTCGTGGGCGCGGCAGCTTCGTCGCCAAGCCCCCTCCCGCCATGGGCGCGCGGGTCCGACAGGTTCAGGTCGACGGTTTGGCGAAACAGGTTCTCGCCACGGCGGCCTCGATGGGCATCGACCCCGTCGCCGTAGCTGACCGAATAACGGCCCTCGCGAAGCAGAAGGAATAG
- a CDS encoding slipin family protein, translating to MSNYFNANGANRPAIVLAVLVSAAAALFIGLAYDSGTRSGYWIAGGLAILAFLIPQSLMVADQWERAVVLRLGKLTAIRGPGMFAIVPFIDNVASWLDQRIQTTEINAEKALSKDTVPVNIDAVVFWQIHDPERAALEITNYRQAITQVAQTSLREIVGSSLLSTLLSERKQGDQQLREDIGRKTAEWGVSVLSVEIRDIGVPPALQDAMSRQAQAEREKLARVLLGQAEQEIAQKFVEAADIYARSPAALQLRAMNIIYETTKERGATILIPTAMVDSMNPATAVGLVAAAGHAGNRA from the coding sequence ATGAGCAACTATTTTAACGCAAATGGTGCCAACCGACCCGCGATCGTATTGGCTGTCCTGGTCTCGGCAGCCGCGGCCTTATTCATAGGGCTCGCCTATGATAGCGGCACCCGCAGCGGCTACTGGATTGCGGGCGGCCTGGCAATCCTCGCGTTCCTGATCCCTCAATCCCTCATGGTGGCGGATCAGTGGGAGCGCGCGGTCGTGCTTCGGCTTGGCAAGCTTACGGCCATTCGCGGCCCGGGAATGTTTGCCATTGTGCCGTTCATCGACAATGTTGCCTCCTGGCTCGACCAGCGCATTCAGACCACGGAAATCAACGCCGAAAAGGCGTTGAGCAAGGACACGGTGCCGGTGAACATCGACGCGGTGGTGTTCTGGCAGATCCATGATCCCGAGCGCGCCGCGCTTGAAATCACCAACTACCGCCAGGCGATCACGCAGGTTGCACAAACTTCGCTTCGCGAGATCGTTGGCTCGTCCTTGCTGTCGACGCTGCTGTCCGAACGCAAACAGGGCGACCAGCAATTGCGCGAGGACATCGGACGCAAGACGGCCGAATGGGGGGTGTCAGTGCTCTCGGTCGAGATCCGCGACATCGGCGTGCCCCCCGCATTGCAGGACGCGATGAGCCGCCAGGCTCAGGCGGAGCGCGAGAAACTGGCCCGCGTACTGCTCGGCCAGGCCGAACAGGAGATCGCGCAAAAATTCGTGGAGGCGGCGGATATCTATGCCCGCAGCCCGGCAGCCCTGCAGCTTCGCGCCATGAACATCATCTACGAAACCACCAAGGAGCGCGGCGCCACGATTCTGATACCGACGGCCATGGTCGACAGCATGAACCCTGCGACGGCAGTCGGCCTCGTTGCCGCTGCGGGCCATGCAGGGAATAGGGCCTGA
- the parC gene encoding DNA topoisomerase IV subunit A → MGKRQLPPEEPAEIHEVMLRDALEERYLAYALSTIMHRALPDARDGLKPVHRRILYGMRLLRLDPGTPFKKSAKIVGDVMGSFHPHGDQAIYDAMVRLAQDFSSRYPLVDGQGNFGNIDGDNPAAYRYTEARMTEVARLLLDGIDEDGVEFRPNYDGQSKEPVVLPGGFPNLLANGAQGIAVGMATSIPPHNAAELCDAALHLIDKPDAKSKSLLKWVKGPDFPTGGIIVDSKESIAEAYMTGRGSFRTRAKWTQEEGARGTWVIVITEIPWLVQKSRLVEKIAELLNEKKLPLVGDVRDESAEDVRLIIEPKSRAVDPALMMESLFRLTELESKISLNLNVLVKGKIPKVVGLAECLREWLDHLRDVLVRRSNYRKTQIENRLEVLGGYLIAYLNIDKVIKIIRTEDEPKPALIKAFKLTEVQADAILNMRLRSLRKLEEFEIRTEDKNLRGELKGIKSLLGSEAEQWSKVGEQVRKVRDIFGPKTPLGKRRTQFADAPEHDLAAIEEAFVEREPCTVVISEKGWVRTLKGHVEDISGLAFKTDDKLDHAFFAETTSKLLLFATNGKFYSLDVAKLPGGRGHGEPIRMFIDMEQDAAIVSLFVNKGERRFLIASSEGQGFVVKEEDCVGNTRKGKQVLNVTMPNEACAIATVQGDTVAAIGTNHKMVLFPLDQVPEMARGRGVRLQKYSSAKLSDVAVFEFKAGLTWKDSAGREQSMSAKELSDWRGNRADAGRLAHGLPKSNKFLKGVE, encoded by the coding sequence ATGGGAAAACGACAGCTACCGCCGGAAGAACCGGCCGAAATCCACGAGGTGATGCTGCGCGATGCGCTGGAAGAGCGCTATCTCGCCTATGCGCTCTCGACCATCATGCACCGCGCCCTGCCGGACGCCCGCGACGGGCTGAAGCCGGTGCACAGGCGCATCCTCTATGGCATGCGCCTGTTGCGCCTCGACCCCGGCACGCCGTTCAAGAAGTCGGCCAAAATCGTCGGCGACGTGATGGGCTCGTTCCATCCCCATGGCGACCAGGCGATCTACGACGCCATGGTGCGTCTGGCGCAGGATTTCTCCTCGCGCTACCCGCTGGTCGACGGCCAGGGCAATTTTGGCAATATCGACGGCGATAATCCGGCCGCCTACCGTTACACCGAAGCGCGCATGACCGAGGTCGCGCGGCTGCTCCTCGACGGCATCGACGAGGACGGCGTCGAGTTCCGCCCCAATTACGACGGCCAGAGCAAGGAGCCGGTGGTTCTGCCCGGCGGTTTCCCGAACCTGCTCGCCAACGGCGCGCAGGGGATTGCGGTCGGCATGGCGACCTCGATCCCGCCGCACAACGCTGCCGAGCTGTGTGACGCCGCGCTGCACCTGATCGACAAGCCCGACGCCAAGTCGAAGTCGCTGCTGAAATGGGTCAAGGGCCCGGATTTCCCGACCGGCGGCATTATCGTCGACTCAAAGGAAAGCATCGCCGAAGCCTACATGACCGGGCGCGGCTCGTTCCGCACCCGCGCCAAGTGGACCCAGGAGGAAGGCGCGCGCGGCACCTGGGTCATCGTCATCACCGAAATCCCATGGCTGGTGCAAAAATCCCGGCTGGTCGAGAAGATCGCCGAACTTCTCAACGAGAAGAAGCTGCCGCTGGTCGGCGACGTCCGCGATGAGTCGGCCGAGGACGTTCGCCTCATCATCGAGCCGAAATCCCGTGCCGTCGATCCCGCGCTGATGATGGAATCGCTGTTCCGGCTTACCGAGCTGGAAAGCAAGATTTCGCTGAACCTCAACGTGCTGGTGAAGGGCAAGATCCCCAAGGTGGTGGGGCTTGCGGAATGCCTGCGCGAATGGCTCGATCATCTGCGCGACGTGCTGGTCCGCCGTTCCAACTACCGCAAGACCCAGATCGAGAACCGGCTCGAAGTGCTCGGCGGTTACCTGATCGCCTATCTGAACATCGACAAGGTGATCAAGATCATCCGCACCGAGGACGAACCGAAGCCGGCGCTGATCAAGGCGTTCAAGCTGACGGAAGTCCAGGCCGACGCCATCCTCAACATGCGCCTGCGCTCCCTGCGCAAGCTCGAGGAATTCGAAATCCGTACCGAGGACAAGAACCTTCGGGGCGAATTGAAGGGCATCAAGTCACTGCTCGGCTCCGAAGCCGAACAGTGGTCCAAGGTCGGCGAGCAGGTCCGGAAGGTCCGCGACATTTTTGGGCCGAAGACGCCGCTCGGCAAGCGCCGCACGCAATTCGCCGACGCGCCCGAGCACGACCTTGCCGCGATCGAGGAGGCCTTTGTCGAGCGCGAGCCGTGCACGGTGGTGATCTCCGAAAAGGGCTGGGTGCGTACGCTCAAGGGCCATGTCGAGGATATCTCGGGGCTTGCGTTCAAGACCGACGACAAGCTCGACCATGCGTTCTTCGCCGAGACCACGTCAAAGCTGCTGCTGTTTGCCACCAACGGCAAGTTCTACTCGCTCGATGTCGCAAAGCTGCCGGGCGGCCGCGGCCATGGCGAACCGATCCGCATGTTCATCGACATGGAGCAGGACGCCGCGATCGTCTCGCTGTTCGTCAACAAGGGCGAACGCAGGTTCCTGATCGCGAGCAGCGAGGGCCAGGGTTTTGTCGTCAAGGAAGAGGATTGCGTCGGCAACACCCGCAAGGGCAAGCAGGTGCTCAACGTCACCATGCCGAACGAGGCCTGCGCGATCGCGACCGTGCAGGGCGATACCGTCGCCGCGATCGGCACCAACCACAAGATGGTGCTGTTCCCGCTCGACCAGGTGCCGGAGATGGCGCGCGGCCGCGGCGTGCGCTTGCAGAAATATTCCAGCGCCAAGCTCTCCGACGTCGCCGTGTTCGAGTTCAAGGCGGGGCTGACCTGGAAGGATTCCGCCGGTCGCGAGCAGAGCATGAGCGCCAAGGAGTTGTCCGACTGGCGCGGCAACCGCGCCGACGCCGGCCGCCTCGCGCACGGCCTGCCGAAGTCGAACAAGTTCCTGAAGGGCGTGGAGTAG
- the recO gene encoding DNA repair protein RecO: MEWTDEGIVLGVRRHGESSAIVELLTREHGRHLGLVRGGASSRMRPLLQPGNSVTAVWRARLDEHLGTYAIEGTRLRAATLLASSHAVYGVTHLASLARLLPERDPHEDIYEMLDRTLDDFDDAGGAAAHIIRFELAMLAELGFGLDLENCAATGETADLIYVSPKSGGAVSRRAGEPYRDRLLRLPAFLREGESGANGWSDQDLQDGFRLTGLFLLRHVLEPRGQGHSDARDGFINAVTRNRARISSAG; the protein is encoded by the coding sequence ATGGAATGGACCGACGAAGGCATCGTGCTGGGCGTGCGGCGGCATGGCGAATCTTCCGCCATCGTCGAATTGCTGACGCGGGAGCATGGCCGGCATCTCGGCCTGGTGCGCGGCGGGGCCTCCTCGCGGATGCGGCCGCTGCTGCAGCCCGGCAACAGCGTCACGGCGGTGTGGCGGGCGCGGCTCGACGAGCATCTCGGCACCTACGCCATTGAGGGCACCCGGCTGCGCGCCGCGACGCTGCTGGCGTCCTCGCATGCGGTGTATGGCGTCACCCATCTGGCCTCGCTGGCGCGGCTGCTGCCGGAGCGCGATCCGCACGAGGACATCTACGAGATGCTCGACCGCACGCTTGATGACTTTGACGATGCCGGCGGCGCGGCCGCCCATATCATCCGGTTCGAGCTTGCAATGTTGGCCGAACTCGGCTTCGGCCTCGACCTGGAAAACTGCGCCGCCACCGGCGAGACCGCCGATTTGATCTACGTCTCGCCAAAATCCGGCGGCGCGGTGTCGCGGCGGGCGGGCGAACCCTACCGCGACCGGCTGCTACGGCTGCCGGCCTTCCTGCGCGAAGGCGAGAGCGGGGCAAACGGCTGGTCGGACCAGGACCTGCAGGACGGCTTTCGCCTGACCGGGCTATTTTTGCTTCGCCACGTTCTGGAGCCGCGCGGGCAGGGCCATTCCGACGCCAGGGACGGGTTCATCAACGCGGTGACGAGGAATCGGGCGCGAATCAGTTCGGCGGGTTGA
- the era gene encoding GTPase Era, whose product MTVESSPAAAPAETRCGFVALIGAPNVGKSTLVNALVGSKVTIVSRKVQTTRALIRGIVIEDNAQLILVDTPGIFSPKRRLDRAMVSTAWSGAHDADLVCVLLDAKAGIDDEADAILNKLASVAHPKILVLNKIDLIPREKLLALAQAANGRLKFEHTFMISALAGDGVGDLRKTLAKSVPPGPFHYPEDQMSDAPLRHLAAEITREKIYRQLHQELPYQSTVETDSWTERADKSVRIEQTIFVERESQRKIVLGKGGATIKSIGADSRKEIAEIVGHPVHLFLFVKVRENWGDDPDRYREMGLEFPKE is encoded by the coding sequence ATGACAGTTGAATCCTCACCGGCTGCCGCGCCCGCCGAAACCCGCTGCGGCTTTGTCGCGCTGATCGGTGCCCCCAATGTCGGCAAGTCCACGCTGGTCAACGCGCTGGTCGGCTCCAAGGTCACCATCGTCTCGCGCAAGGTGCAGACGACGCGGGCGCTGATCCGCGGCATCGTGATCGAGGACAACGCGCAACTGATCCTGGTCGATACGCCCGGCATCTTCTCGCCCAAACGAAGGCTCGACCGCGCCATGGTGTCCACCGCCTGGAGCGGGGCCCATGATGCCGATCTCGTCTGCGTGCTGCTCGATGCCAAGGCCGGAATCGACGACGAGGCCGACGCGATCCTGAACAAGCTGGCGTCGGTTGCGCACCCGAAAATCCTGGTGCTGAACAAGATCGACCTGATTCCGCGCGAAAAACTGCTGGCGCTGGCGCAGGCCGCCAACGGGCGCCTGAAGTTCGAACATACCTTCATGATCTCGGCACTGGCAGGCGACGGCGTCGGCGATCTGCGCAAGACGCTGGCAAAGAGCGTTCCGCCAGGGCCGTTTCACTATCCCGAAGACCAGATGTCGGATGCGCCGCTGCGGCATCTGGCGGCGGAAATCACCCGGGAAAAGATCTACCGCCAGCTCCATCAGGAGCTGCCGTATCAATCGACGGTCGAAACCGATAGCTGGACCGAGCGCGCCGATAAGTCGGTGCGCATCGAGCAGACGATCTTTGTCGAGCGAGAGAGCCAGCGCAAGATCGTGCTCGGCAAGGGCGGCGCCACCATCAAGTCGATCGGCGCGGATTCGCGGAAAGAAATCGCCGAGATCGTAGGCCACCCCGTCCACCTGTTCCTGTTCGTCAAAGTGCGCGAGAACTGGGGCGACGATCCCGACCGCTACCGGGAAATGGGGCTGGAATTTCCCAAGGAATGA
- the rnc gene encoding ribonuclease III produces the protein MNDETAIIPESTTSDEPGQQVDAGGKAAPKKKRGKAGAKAAAAAIEGRIGYKFSDPGLLATAFTHVSALKPATRHRADSYQRLEFLGDHVLGLIISDMLYRAYPRADEGELSKRLADLVRKESCADVAKSLGLLDDIKLGAVGAGAGARLRKSVLGDICEAVIGAIYLDGGYAAASQFVERNWLERMRKPRRPLRDPKTVLQEWAQSKGLPTPVYREIERTGPHHDPQFRVAVDLPGLAPAEGVGGSKRAAEKVAASVMIEREGVGGGSNDS, from the coding sequence ATGAACGACGAAACAGCGATCATTCCTGAATCAACGACCTCGGACGAGCCGGGCCAGCAGGTGGATGCCGGCGGCAAGGCCGCGCCGAAGAAGAAGCGCGGCAAGGCCGGCGCCAAGGCGGCGGCCGCGGCGATCGAGGGCCGCATCGGCTACAAGTTCTCCGATCCGGGGCTGCTGGCGACCGCCTTTACCCATGTCTCGGCCTTGAAGCCTGCGACCCGCCATCGCGCCGACAGCTATCAGCGGCTGGAATTCCTCGGCGACCATGTGCTCGGGCTGATCATCTCCGACATGCTGTATCGCGCCTATCCGCGCGCCGACGAGGGCGAACTGTCAAAACGCCTGGCCGATCTCGTGCGCAAGGAAAGCTGCGCCGACGTCGCCAAATCGCTCGGGCTGCTCGACGACATCAAGCTCGGCGCGGTGGGGGCGGGGGCGGGCGCGCGCCTGCGCAAGTCCGTGCTCGGCGACATCTGCGAGGCGGTGATCGGGGCGATCTATCTCGACGGCGGCTATGCGGCGGCGTCGCAATTCGTCGAGCGCAACTGGCTGGAGCGGATGCGCAAGCCGCGCCGGCCGCTGCGCGATCCCAAGACGGTGCTGCAGGAATGGGCGCAGAGCAAGGGATTGCCGACGCCGGTCTACCGCGAGATCGAACGCACCGGGCCGCATCACGACCCGCAGTTCCGCGTCGCTGTCGACCTGCCGGGACTGGCGCCGGCCGAAGGCGTCGGCGGCTCCAAGCGCGCCGCCGAGAAGGTCGCCGCCTCCGTGATGATCGAACGCGAAGGCGTCGGCGGCGGCAGCAATGACAGTTGA
- the lepB gene encoding signal peptidase I, with product MSVTSSTKSESGLGETIRVVIHALLIALVIRTFLFQPFNIPSGSMKATLLVGDYLFVSKYSYGYSHYSIPLSPPLFSGRIFGSEPNRGDIVVFRLPKDDSTDYIKRVIGLPGDRIQMREGLLYINDKPVKRERLSDFIGEDPCGSDATARVKRWKETLPNGVSYESLDCVDNGFYDNTNVYTVPAGHFFMMGDNRDNSTDSRVLSAVGYVPFENIVGRAQMIFFSIAEGEHAWMFWRWPTAVRWNRLFTIVR from the coding sequence ATGAGCGTGACATCCAGCACAAAATCTGAAAGCGGCTTGGGTGAAACCATCCGCGTCGTCATCCACGCTCTCCTGATCGCGCTTGTGATCCGAACCTTCCTGTTCCAGCCGTTCAACATTCCCTCGGGATCGATGAAGGCAACGCTGCTGGTCGGCGATTACCTGTTCGTTTCGAAATATTCCTACGGCTACAGCCACTACTCCATTCCATTGTCGCCGCCGCTGTTCTCGGGCCGCATCTTCGGCTCGGAGCCGAACCGGGGCGACATCGTGGTGTTCCGCCTGCCGAAGGATGACTCCACCGATTACATCAAGCGCGTGATCGGCCTGCCGGGCGACCGCATCCAGATGCGGGAAGGCCTGCTCTACATCAACGACAAGCCGGTCAAGCGCGAGCGCTTGTCCGATTTCATCGGCGAGGACCCCTGCGGCTCGGACGCCACCGCGCGCGTCAAGCGCTGGAAGGAAACGCTGCCGAACGGCGTCAGCTATGAATCGCTCGATTGTGTCGACAACGGCTTCTACGACAATACCAACGTCTACACCGTGCCCGCCGGCCACTTCTTCATGATGGGCGACAACCGCGACAACTCGACGGACAGTCGGGTGCTGTCGGCGGTGGGCTATGTGCCGTTCGAGAACATTGTCGGCCGGGCGCAGATGATCTTCTTCTCCATTGCCGAGGGCGAACATGCCTGGATGTTCTGGCGCTGGCCGACCGCGGTGCGCTGGAATCGCCTTTTCACAATCGTGCGATGA
- the acpS gene encoding holo-ACP synthase, with protein sequence MIIGIGSDLIDITRVAKVIERHGDRFLDRIFTEAERARAARRANSEKMVVATYAKRFAAKEACSKALGTGIRRGVWWRDMGVVNLPGGRPTMKLTGGALARLEALTPEGLEARIDLSITDDWPLAQAFVIISAVVPGKA encoded by the coding sequence ATGATCATCGGCATCGGCTCCGACCTGATCGACATCACGAGGGTGGCCAAGGTGATCGAGCGCCATGGCGACCGCTTTCTCGACCGCATCTTCACCGAAGCCGAGCGCGCCAGGGCGGCGCGGCGCGCCAACAGCGAAAAGATGGTGGTCGCAACCTACGCCAAGCGATTCGCCGCCAAGGAGGCCTGTTCCAAGGCGCTCGGCACCGGGATCCGGCGCGGCGTCTGGTGGCGGGACATGGGGGTGGTGAACCTCCCGGGCGGCCGTCCGACCATGAAACTCACCGGCGGCGCGCTGGCCCGCCTCGAGGCGCTGACGCCGGAGGGGTTGGAGGCCCGGATCGATCTGTCGATCACCGACGACTGGCCGCTGGCGCAGGCCTTCGTCATAATTTCGGCGGTCGTTCCCGGCAAAGCTTGA